In the Sporichthyaceae bacterium genome, one interval contains:
- a CDS encoding YggT family protein gives MSPVGEILYYLLTIFMLLLVARMVMDYVFMFARSYQPKGPAVVALEVLYSSTDPPLKFLRRFIPPLRLGGVSLDLSFLVLFVIVILGRDAALRL, from the coding sequence GTGAGTCCAGTCGGGGAGATCCTCTACTACCTGCTGACCATCTTCATGCTGTTGCTTGTGGCGCGGATGGTCATGGACTACGTGTTCATGTTCGCGCGGTCCTATCAGCCCAAGGGGCCAGCGGTAGTGGCGCTCGAAGTGCTCTACTCGTCAACCGATCCGCCGTTGAAGTTCTTGCGGCGGTTCATCCCCCCGCTGCGACTCGGTGGAGTGAGCCTTGACCTGTCGTTCCTTGTGCTTTTTGTCATCGTCATTCTCGGCCGGGACGCCGCGCTACGCCTATGA